In the genome of Pseudobacteriovorax antillogorgiicola, the window TCTTTCATCAAGCTAGCCAATGATCGCGGCTACCGTGCACAGGAGTTAGCGGTGTCTAACGCTTTTCACTCTAAGTTCATGACAGATGCTAGTGAGACGTTGGCAGAGAAGCTAAAGAATAAGCAAATCAAAAAGAGCGATATAAAATTTCTATCATCTCTTGATGGCAGTTTCCTAGACGAGCAAAGTAATTTGGGTGAATATCTCGCGGCCCAGATGCTAGGTCAGGTAAACTACCAGCAAACGGTTAAAACACTTGCGGAAAGCCACGATGTGATCATCGAAGTTGGCCCAGGCCGAGTGCTTAGCAACCTTAATATGAAAAATCTAGACAGCAACACTCTCGTCCTTTCAACCGATGACCAGAACGACGACAGCTTCAAATCCCTCGTAGCGAACTGGTTCGTAAGCGGTGGCAAGATTCAGTGGACAGAGCTTTTCAATGACCGATTTGTCAAACCATTGGTCGATCCTAGAGACCGAATCTACATTGAAAATCCATGTGAGCGTGAGCTAACGGTTACGGCATCAGCAGGAGCGATCGCGCCTACCAGCTTTGGCAATACTGCGAGTCTTGTAGTACCAAGCAATGGCATTGCTGTGCAGGAATCAGCTGTTGTTCCCGAAGTTATCGAAGCGTCAGTTCCGGCCTCTGGATCTGCTCATGATGTGGTCTTAGAAACTGTTCACGAGCTTACAGGCTTCGAAACTGACTCCATTAGCATGGAGATGAGGGTCCTAGACGATCTCAACATGGACTCCATCAAAGCAAGCGAACTGGTATCAACCATCGCGATGAAGCTAGGAAGGCCTGGAGAAATCGACTTTGGAAACTTTGCTAACGCATCTCTTCAGGAAATCGTGGATGCGGCCGATGCCAGTAGCGGTATGATTGCAGCCAATCCTTCAAAGCCAGAAGCTCTGCCGGCAGCCAACGCAGCTAAGACCTCCTCGACGACATTACGGTCCAACCGGACTCCTTGGGTTCGAACATTCACCGAGTCACTCGTCGCAAGCCCGGAAAAAAACCTTCAAAAATTGAGCAGCGGAAGCGTCCTTGTGATAGCTACTGACCTAGAGAGCATAAAAGACAAGGCTCAGGTAGATGGCGCCAGTGAGGTTGTTTACAAAACAATCTCTGAAGTAAGCGCTGCTGACACAATCGGCAAGGATCATATAGTGATATTCGTTGCCGATCTCAAAAATATTACCGACGCAGATGCTGATAACTATTTAGCAGATCTTCACCGAATCGCCCAGGTTCCTCAGGGTGGCAAAAGAGTTGGGATACATTTTGTTCAGAATGATAGCCAATTGGTCCAGCTTAAATCATTCGCTTCGAGCCTTCACCAAGAACGTGTTGACCTTGATGTATCGTACATCTGTTTTGCAGATGATCTGACTTCTGAGCTGGTAAGCCAAAAGTTAAGTCATGAACTAGCAACCGCGAAGCCTATCAAAAAAGTCTGGTACAATCAGTCTGCTGAGCGTCTCACTCCTAGCTTGGATGTTGTGGCTGCGGACGATCGTAGTGATTTCGACCCTAAGCTCGGCAAGAACGATGTTGTCCTCGTCACTGGCGGCGCAAAGGGAATTACCGCTGCTTGTGTTTTGGCTCTCGCAGCCCGCACAGGTTCGAAATTCGCGTTGATCGGCAGCTCACCTCTTCCAGAGGAACCATGCTCAAGAAGCCAGGAAATTTTCGATACCTTAGCCCAATTCAAGGATGCAGGCTTTGAAGCTCGTTACTATTCCTGCGATATTCTTAGCAAGGAAAGAGTTACCGAAACCGTAGAAAAAATCCAGAAAGACCTCGGTACTATTACAGCTTTCATCCAAGGCGCAGGCTTGAACAAGCCCGCACCACTTCACCTTTCTGCCGTGCCTCAGGCTCAGAAGGAGTTCAAAGTAAAAGTTGTTGGCGCGCAGAACTTCCTGGATGTCATCAAGCTTGACGAATTAAAAGTGTTCGCGTCGCTAACCTCTGTAATCGGTGTCTTAGGAATGCCGGGTAACACTTGGTACGCTCTTGCTAATGAAACTTTAGATCGGCTTTCACGAAACATTAGAACTAAGCATAACCAAATTCATACAGTAAGCCTTGCCTATAGTGTTTGGGACGAGGTCGGTATGGGTGCGAAGCTTGGTAGTGTCGATAAGCTAGAGACTATGGGAATTAGCAGCATTTCCCCTGAACAAGGCATCCAACGATTCCTTGATGGCTTCTTCACTAAACTTGCTGATCAGCAACATGTGATCACATCTAGGATGGGTCTAGCTGGAGTTACCTTGGAAAAAGCCGATAGCTTCCGCTACGTGGATGATATCAAGGCGTTCCACAAAAATATCGAAACGGTGAGCCGCGTTACACTTTCGCCAGAAAATGACCCGTATCTGATCGATCATAATTACAAGGGAACTTATCTCTTCCCGACAGTTTTTGGCTTAGAAGCCATGGCACAGGTCGTCTGCTACACCTTGGGCCTCGACAAGCTTGATGGTGTAACAATTGAAAATATTTCCCTAGAAAAGCCGATTACTGTTGGTCCACAGGGAGATCAGGTTGAAGTCTACGCTGAAGTGCTAGAAGCCAGCCGTGATGGCGTGAAGGTCGTTCGTGCTGGAATACGCTGTGCTAAAACAGGATATAAGTATGATCACTTCGCTGCTGATTACGTCTGCAAAGGCAGCATCAGCGAAGATTACCTTGGCTTTGACGAAAGTCTCTGCCCACTTGGTATTGATCCACAAACAGATCTTTACGGACCAATCTTATTCCAGGGACCTAGCTTTCAGCGGATTCGCGAGATCTACCAGCTAGAGTCAGACGACGAAAATGAAGGCATGACTGTTTTCAGAGCAGACTATCAGGATGATCTTGGCTTTACCACAGTGCTCGGCGATCCATACTATCGCGATGCTCTTCTTCAGTCAGCCCAGCTGATCATCCCGAAAAATCAGTGTTTGCCCGTGAAGATTTCATCTCTGCAAGTGAGCAATCAGTCCATCGAGAGGGGTAACCAAGTTCGTATGGCTCTATCAGATGTTCACCGTGTCGATGAGAAGAGCTTCTCAGCTACGGTCAAAGTGATGAATGCTCAAGGCACCGTCCTTGAAATTATGGAGGATTATCGTCTCCAGTTCATCGAGCGAATCGAAGATAACCCGAGAGCTCTAGATTTGATTCATGACGAGAAGAAAGCTCTGATGAATCTAGAGGCTCATAGCAGCCGATTCGAGCGAGATACAGCAGGCCGGGTCACCTTTGTCGGGCCACAGGACAATGACATTGTTCTCCTAGAGACTCTAGCTCAGCGTCTTGGATTAAATGATGACGATATCAAGATCCTAGCGAGTCTGGAACTTGGTCATGGTGCCCATAAAGTCGCTACAAGCGCTGGTGAGCTATCAATCACAAGCTGTAGCAAGGCCAACGACAGACTGGTTTCAGCATCCCTTGAGCAGATGCTACCTTGCTACATGTCAATCAACAGCGGTGAAGCCATTGATAAAGCCGCGCTACCAATGATGAGCAATGGAATAAAAGACTTTACTCAAATGGGTCTTAGTGATGCCTACCTCAATGACAGACTCCTCGGTCTATGGAAGGTGTTCCTAGCCCTCGGTCTAGAGGTAGAGCCTGCTAGCATCCGCTTTGACCGATTAGATGATCAGCAAATAGAATTTTTCTGGAATGATGATCAAGGTCAGGAGTTGCACGTCAGCAGTCTCCAGGTCAGCAATGGCGACGATCGGGTCTATACCCTAGTGAATCGCCAAGTCACCAAGGAGCAAGAAGTCATGGAAACCTCAGAATCTCTTGAGCAAGGCATCGTCGAATCTCCAGAAGCTGTTGAAACGAGTATCTTAGGTGAGGGTGAGAACAAGCTTCTCAAGCCATACCAGGAACTTTCCAAGGTTCTTCGGATCGATGCAGAGCCGAACGGACCACAGGGGCAATCTGTCTTTGTTAACAGCTTTATCCCTGATTTTAAGACCTTTTCAAATCTAGGTCGCTCGGTTTACTTCAGCCATTTCTTCAACTGGATGGGTTCTGCCCGAGAACTTTCCTCCGTACCAGTACTCGATCGGATTCGCGAATTAACAGAAACTGGAAAATGGGGTCTTGTTACCAACTGGGCATCGATCAATGTCCTCGGCCAGTGTCGAAACCGCGACCGAATCGTTCAGGCCCGGATGTGGTGTGGCAAGATCAGTGGCTCACAAGAGTCCTCCGTCACCCTAAACTTCGATTGGGTATCACTTGGCGAAGACGGCATCGAGGAGCGAATCGCCACTGGAAAAATGGGTTTCACCTGGGTTGAAATCTTAGGCCATGGCATTGTAAAGCCTGCGCCATTCCCTGACTACTATCGTGAGTTCATCGATAGCATGGTTGCGCAGACAGAGGACCAGGATAGCTATGTTCCGGCTGAAGAGCCACTTAAAAACTTAAATCCGGGTCGAAGCATATTCCAAGCACCTAAGGGACCAGGCGCAAGGGTTCTACTCCGAGAGAAGACCTTTGAAACGAGCTTGTTCGATGCAAACTTGGTTGGCAACCTCTACTTTGGCAACTACTCGATTTGGATGGGTAAGATTCGAGACCATTATTTCCAAAAGATGATGCCTGAGTACTATATCGGCATTGGTGAAAACGGTGAGTTCCGATGTAAGGACAGTAAGATTCAACACCTTCGTGAGGCCATGCCTTTCGATGATATCAGAGTCACAATGTCTCTTGCCGAACTCTACGAAGGCGGGCTCGACCTCTACTTTGAATTCTTCAAGGTGAACACTGATGGACCAGACGAGAAACTAGCTTATGGTGAGCATAAGATTGTTTGGTCGCAGTCTGACCTTGAGGGCAATGTAAAGCAGATTCCACTCCCTGAGAAGGTGATGGAAAGGCTCAAGAAAATCATCGCTGACAAAACGATCGCCAGCGTTGGTTAATGACACACAGCTCTTCACCCACCTTAAGGTGGGTTTAGTGAAGCGTGCTGGATACTAGGGCTAAACGTTAGCCGAGCTAGGGTTTAGTCTGATCCAGCACCTAAAAAAACATAGAAATTAAAGGAATCCAGCATGAAAAAATTAATCATTATGGCCGCTATTTTGGCCACAGGACAAAGCAACGGCATGGACGCAGAATCAATTCTGAAGAAAGCCGATGAAATTAGAAACCCTTCTAATACTTACCGGATGGAAGTTACGGTAGAGTCAACCGACGGCAGCCACAATCGCTTTGAAATTGCTATCGGCGGCAAAGACAAAAGTTTAATCAAAACACTTGAGCCCCGCCGTGATGTGGGCAAGAATTTTTTAATGCTCGAAGAAAATATGTGGGCTTATGTTCCCAATATCAACAGATCCCTTCAAGTATCACTCAATCAGAAGATTTCTGGTCAAGCGTCTAACGGTGATATTAGCCGGATGCGTTGGCACGGTGACTACGATGTAACCCTTGAGGGAGAGGATAAAGATCACTGGCAGCTGCTTCTCGTTGCCAAAAGGAATGGCTTAACCTACGATAAGATTAGAGCATGGATCAAAAAGAAGAACTTTCGTCCAGCAAAGGCTGACTACATGACAAAGACCGGTCGAAAGATCAAGCATATTGAGTTTGTCAAGTTCAAGAAACTAGCAGGCGGCCTCAGACCATCAAAGATGGTGATCACTGACGCTACAGACTCATCCAAGAGTTCGATTCTTCGCATTCGCAAGATGAAGAAGACTGCGATTCCAGGATCGTATTTTGTCACGGAGAATCTGAAGTAGTGAAATTCTACCTCATCACAATGATCATCTTGATGTGCTTTCCCCACCAGGCTTTGGCCCAGCAGGAAAGCACATCAGAAATCTCCAGCAGCTCTAAGGGCGAGCTAGGCTTTTACAACGTCTATGACCAAGACGATGGCAGCCAAAGTGAAGTTCTCTATTATGAGGAGGATACTCGTTTCAAAATGGGAGATGACTACACAGCCTGGACCCTTCATCTTAGGTTTCGCGTCCGCTATGACTTTCAAGATGAGAAAGCTCGCGATGCTTTAAGCCACCGTCATCTGAGCCGCGAACTACTATACGCGAGTAAGGTTTTCGAATCCTCAAGCCTAAAACTTGGCTTACAAGAGCTGAACTGGGGTGAGTCGCTGATCTTCCCTATTATTGACTTGATAAACCCTCGGGATGTACTCTACCCTAAGGGCTTCTTAGATAGTGACTCCAAGCTTTCTGTTCCTATGATCAATTACGAGCTTTATAGCAGTTCGTGGGGTAATCTTCAGCTCATCTACATTCCTCTCAGCCGTGTCGGAGAGCTGCCTGAGGAGATCGGCGATTATGCTGTGGAAGAACAAGAAGAACTCAAACCGATCGAAGATCAGGAATTTGGTTTGCGCTATAAACTTCCCCTCGATTCGTTGGACCTAAAGCTCTATGCTTTACATCATCGCAATCGCGAACCAAGCTTTCGCTTCAAAGCCTTTAGCGATGGCTCTGACCTTGAACTAGCGACTCAAAAACTGACAAGTTTCGGTCTGAGTAGTTCAGTTGGTACTATGACCAGAGTCTGGAAGATGGACGCCAGACACACTCCAGATCAAGA includes:
- a CDS encoding type I polyketide synthase; the protein is MRNKRDDIAVIGISCWYPGAKSPLELWENILSKRQQFRKMPDERLPLDKYHNPDKKVPDMTYGTEAAVIDGFDFDWQGRRIPKKTFEGTDIVHWLALDVALKALKDSGYNQDSIKKFNTGVILGNTLTGEWTRTNAMRMRWPFFRDTMIAAAKAHGIEGEALEAYLRTTESTFKSVFPDVTEDTLAGALSNTIAGRVCNFLDLHGGGYTIDGACSSSLLAVINAARSLSNGDLDVAFAGGIDISLDTFELIGFAKTGALTASDMRVYDKRASGFIPGEGCGFLILKRHEDAVRDGDRIYATLNGWGISSDGKGGLTAPSVRGQSQAIQTAYNMTDYKLNDVDFIEGHGTGTPLGDRVEVGALADALDETEDASVGLTSLKTIIGHTKAAAGIGALIKAVIAVNRRVVPPLAGCEIPHDIFSKEAEKLYPLIDGYSDDKGAIIRAGVSAMGFGGINSHVTLSSGPQADDSLEPEVSEDKLMASYDSTEVFPFSADSTQELSRKVEKAIAIASKMARGEMIDLSADLCRRVLNREPVKAAVIAWKPDDLVEKLNQLLLELANLVEGQVIQKGNIAVSSHAKIGATAFVFPGQGSQKINMSRKLVERHDWAQDLWEQAEDLLSDEGISLAASYFVKNLHKLPQEEQEQLLSQAKQTEIAQPGICVASAIWAKRLKTLGIKADTVAGHSLGELTALWAAGKISYSDLVRIAGRRGQLMAAKDHERGTMAFISSDRATTESLIKEISDDYLVIANLNADDQTIVSGSLTGIASFIKLANDRGYRAQELAVSNAFHSKFMTDASETLAEKLKNKQIKKSDIKFLSSLDGSFLDEQSNLGEYLAAQMLGQVNYQQTVKTLAESHDVIIEVGPGRVLSNLNMKNLDSNTLVLSTDDQNDDSFKSLVANWFVSGGKIQWTELFNDRFVKPLVDPRDRIYIENPCERELTVTASAGAIAPTSFGNTASLVVPSNGIAVQESAVVPEVIEASVPASGSAHDVVLETVHELTGFETDSISMEMRVLDDLNMDSIKASELVSTIAMKLGRPGEIDFGNFANASLQEIVDAADASSGMIAANPSKPEALPAANAAKTSSTTLRSNRTPWVRTFTESLVASPEKNLQKLSSGSVLVIATDLESIKDKAQVDGASEVVYKTISEVSAADTIGKDHIVIFVADLKNITDADADNYLADLHRIAQVPQGGKRVGIHFVQNDSQLVQLKSFASSLHQERVDLDVSYICFADDLTSELVSQKLSHELATAKPIKKVWYNQSAERLTPSLDVVAADDRSDFDPKLGKNDVVLVTGGAKGITAACVLALAARTGSKFALIGSSPLPEEPCSRSQEIFDTLAQFKDAGFEARYYSCDILSKERVTETVEKIQKDLGTITAFIQGAGLNKPAPLHLSAVPQAQKEFKVKVVGAQNFLDVIKLDELKVFASLTSVIGVLGMPGNTWYALANETLDRLSRNIRTKHNQIHTVSLAYSVWDEVGMGAKLGSVDKLETMGISSISPEQGIQRFLDGFFTKLADQQHVITSRMGLAGVTLEKADSFRYVDDIKAFHKNIETVSRVTLSPENDPYLIDHNYKGTYLFPTVFGLEAMAQVVCYTLGLDKLDGVTIENISLEKPITVGPQGDQVEVYAEVLEASRDGVKVVRAGIRCAKTGYKYDHFAADYVCKGSISEDYLGFDESLCPLGIDPQTDLYGPILFQGPSFQRIREIYQLESDDENEGMTVFRADYQDDLGFTTVLGDPYYRDALLQSAQLIIPKNQCLPVKISSLQVSNQSIERGNQVRMALSDVHRVDEKSFSATVKVMNAQGTVLEIMEDYRLQFIERIEDNPRALDLIHDEKKALMNLEAHSSRFERDTAGRVTFVGPQDNDIVLLETLAQRLGLNDDDIKILASLELGHGAHKVATSAGELSITSCSKANDRLVSASLEQMLPCYMSINSGEAIDKAALPMMSNGIKDFTQMGLSDAYLNDRLLGLWKVFLALGLEVEPASIRFDRLDDQQIEFFWNDDQGQELHVSSLQVSNGDDRVYTLVNRQVTKEQEVMETSESLEQGIVESPEAVETSILGEGENKLLKPYQELSKVLRIDAEPNGPQGQSVFVNSFIPDFKTFSNLGRSVYFSHFFNWMGSARELSSVPVLDRIRELTETGKWGLVTNWASINVLGQCRNRDRIVQARMWCGKISGSQESSVTLNFDWVSLGEDGIEERIATGKMGFTWVEILGHGIVKPAPFPDYYREFIDSMVAQTEDQDSYVPAEEPLKNLNPGRSIFQAPKGPGARVLLREKTFETSLFDANLVGNLYFGNYSIWMGKIRDHYFQKMMPEYYIGIGENGEFRCKDSKIQHLREAMPFDDIRVTMSLAELYEGGLDLYFEFFKVNTDGPDEKLAYGEHKIVWSQSDLEGNVKQIPLPEKVMERLKKIIADKTIASVG
- a CDS encoding DUF1302 family protein, which produces MKFYLITMIILMCFPHQALAQQESTSEISSSSKGELGFYNVYDQDDGSQSEVLYYEEDTRFKMGDDYTAWTLHLRFRVRYDFQDEKARDALSHRHLSRELLYASKVFESSSLKLGLQELNWGESLIFPIIDLINPRDVLYPKGFLDSDSKLSVPMINYELYSSSWGNLQLIYIPLSRVGELPEEIGDYAVEEQEELKPIEDQEFGLRYKLPLDSLDLKLYALHHRNREPSFRFKAFSDGSDLELATQKLTSFGLSSSVGTMTRVWKMDARHTPDQELSGIVRRKETRDLTQIMLGLDQALGVDHTFGFELHFDNWGLMPEAYNDSAFASEADVDGNLLWGGLNIRSNFFGQSLKPQLIHFQGINNNDRFSRFQIAGIIADSYQISVEYQESEVASSSPKFILNQAKRFLTELKIHF
- a CDS encoding outer membrane lipoprotein-sorting protein, which encodes MKKLIIMAAILATGQSNGMDAESILKKADEIRNPSNTYRMEVTVESTDGSHNRFEIAIGGKDKSLIKTLEPRRDVGKNFLMLEENMWAYVPNINRSLQVSLNQKISGQASNGDISRMRWHGDYDVTLEGEDKDHWQLLLVAKRNGLTYDKIRAWIKKKNFRPAKADYMTKTGRKIKHIEFVKFKKLAGGLRPSKMVITDATDSSKSSILRIRKMKKTAIPGSYFVTENLK